Proteins from a genomic interval of Chanos chanos chromosome 3, fChaCha1.1, whole genome shotgun sequence:
- the nub1 gene encoding NEDD8 ultimate buster 1 has protein sequence MLPSDKTVEFPLFAGQTITFVLPDADALHFSTKRKMTEEYIHSKLISLLRNEKIELWNPPYTTDDEQPGQQVIQELAEKYSSCIGISVLEVVAVLEDIRLQALIKGRGNKQFKETSVATLEINLPRPSQESEKDEKKRKYKMQTKLDVTAQEFMNKITEEFGFEYFTLIVSGKKLSPDKTLQEQNVKNNSKVMILKQATPEKKEEMVKDDEKNRSQNESLRRTQKGFEILSERDGSEDPETTPFLEIADQKGNPLQIPPEEKKALILAMGFHEKGRALMKRREYEGALDHLTQADEQFSKCESRLLEMVDNYAVLQLDIVWCYRALEASHCLDNGLQRLKTAEECFKKCYGDGYSRLQQIKGNTGGEQVLFLRLYLLQSVLAYAKGKEKESMEKLKQAEELYSRLNLDPEKMDQLMSMGFSEQEARLALRACSGDVSRAAQHITQRREEKKKLKREEREKRRRRLDSINTLVGLGFTRREAAEALHKAKGNIDQAYVNLLDSTRAFSEANDSRMGPLDPNREVLVSQLCLMGFQKEMVVAALNATEDNPDLATQMLMDHQGILPPELLSPSPPSSSSEEPSTSSGAGSTGSSNLDADLVNEVLDDIPRHEEDYLDLTLDEESDVIAQMRSYLENCKPSS, from the exons ATGCTACCCAGTGACAAGACTGTAGAATTCCCCTTGTTTGCTGGACAAACTATCACTTTCGTTTTACCTGATGCCGATGCTCTTCATTTTAGCACAAAACGAAAAATGACTGAAGAATACATACATTCAAAGCTGATTTCTCTGCTTAGAAATGAAAAGATTGAACTATGGAATCCACCTTATACGACAGACGACGAACAACCTGGACAGCAAGTCATACAG GAGCTTGCGGAGAAGTATTCCTCTTGTATTGGTATTTCTGTCCTCGAGGTCGTAGCTGTCTTGGAGGACATCAGGCTGCAAGCCCTCATCAAGGGAAGAGGGAACAAGCAATTCAAAGAAACGTCTGTGGCCACTCTGGAAATCAACTTACCTAGACCATCTCAAGAG AgtgagaaagatgaaaagaaaaggaaatacaaaaTGCAAACTAAACTGGATGTCACTGCTCAAGAGTTCATGAACAA GATTACAGAAGAGTTTGGCTTTGAGTATTTCACACTGATTGTGAGTGGCAAGAAACTTTCACCAG ATAAGACCCTTCAGGAACAAAACGTAAAGAATAACAGTAAAGTGATGATTCTGAAGCAGGCCACcccagagaagaaagaagagatggTCAAAGACGATGAGAAGAATCGCTCTCAGAACGAATCCCTTCGAAGGACTCAGAAGGGCTTTGAGATCCTTTCTGAAAGAG ATGGCAGTGAAGATCCTGAGACAACCCCATTCCTGGAGATTGCAGACCAGAAAGGAAACCCCCTACAAATCCCTCCAGAGGAGAAGAAG GCCCTGATACTGGCCATGGGTTTCCACGAGAAAGGCAGAGCgctgatgaagaggagggagtATGAAGGTGCACTCGATCACTTGACCCAGGCAGACGAGCAGTTTAG TAAATGTGAGTCCAGATTGTTGGAGATGGTGGATAACTATGCTGTCCTCCAGCTGGATATTGTGTGGTGTTATCGTGCTCTGGAGGCATCACACTGCCTGGACAATGGGCTTCAGAGGCTGAAGACGGCTGAGGAATGCTTTAAAAAGTGCTATGGAGATGGCTACTCCAGACTCCAGCAGATCAAG GGAAACACCGGAGGGGAGCAGGTTCTGTTTTTAAGGCTTTACCTCCTGCAAAGTGTTCTGGCCTATGcaaaaggaaaggagaaggaGTCGATGGAGAAACTAAAACAG GCTGAGGAACTGTACAGTCGTCTCAATCTGGACCCGGAGAAGATGGACCAGCTGATGAGTATGGGTTTCTCCGAGCAGGAGGCCAGACTGGCTCTCAGAGCCTGCAGCGGAGATGTGTCCAGAGCAGCACAACACATCACCCAGAGGAGAGAG gaaaagaagaaactgaaaagagaggagagggagaagaggagacgGCGTTTAGACAGCATTAACACTCTGGTTGGACTGGGATTCACCAGGAGAGAAGCGGCAGAAGCACTACACAAGGCTAAGGGCAACATTGATCAGGCCTACGTG AATCTTCTAGACTCCACTAGGGCATTTAGTGAAGCAAACGACTCAAGAATGGGTCCGTTAGATCCAAACAGAGAAGTCCTGGTAAGCCAG CTTTGCCTTATGGGCTTCCAGAAGGAGATGGTCGTAGCAGCTCTGAATGCAACAGAAGATAACCCTGACCTTGCTACCCAGATGCTGATGGACCACCAGGGGATCCTCCCACCAGAgttgctctctccttctcccccatcatcatcatctgagGAGCCGAGCACCTCCTCTGGGGCTGGCTCAACCG GTTCAAGCAACCTGGATGCAGATCTGGTGAATGAGGTTTTGGATGACATCCCAAGACATGAGGAGGATTACCTGGACCTCACTTTGGATGAAGAGAGTGACGTTATAGCTCAGATGAGATCTTACCTGGAGAACTGCAAACCCTCCTCTTAA
- the crygn2 gene encoding gamma-crystallin N-B, which yields MSQYSGKIVFYEGKCFTGRKLEVYGDCDNFQDRGFMNRVNSIRVESGAWICYDHPDFKGQQYMLERGEYPEFQRWNSHNDHMGSCKPIRMHGEHYRIELFEGCNYSGQCMEFCDDCPFLQSRGFSKCVNSVRVFGDGAWVMYEEPNFRGRMYIVERGNYCGHNEWQAQNPNIQSIRRVVNYF from the exons ATGTCGCAGTACTCTGGAAAG ATAGTGTTTTACGAGGGTAAGTGCTTCACCGGTCGGAAGCTGGAGGTATATGGCGACTGCGATAACTTCCAGGACCGCGGTTTCATGAACCGCGTGAACTCCATCCGTGTGGAGAGCGGCGCATGGATCTGCTACGACCATCCTGACTTCAAGGGCCAACAGTACATGCTGGAGCGCGGCGAGTACCCCGAATTCCAGCGCTGGAACTCCCACAATGACCACATGGGCTCCTGCAAGCCAATCAGGATG CATGGTGAGCACTACAGGATTGAACTATTCGAGGGCTGTAACTACAGCGGCCAGTGCATGGAGTTCTGCGACGACTGCCCTTTCCTACAGAGCCGCGGCTTTAGCAAATGCGTCAACTCCGTCAGGGTCTTCGGCGACGGAGC CTGGGTCATGTATGAGGAGCCAAACTTCCGTGGGCGTATGTACATCGTGGAGAGAGGAAACTACTGTGGCCACAACGAGTGGCAGGCCCAGAATCCCAACATCCAATCCATCCGCAGGGTTGTCAACTACTTCTAA